The nucleotide window TTTTCCCATCTGCATCAGCAGGATGGCGTATCGATAAAGAATCATTCTTTCAGTCTAAGCTGATAGATGTACTCAAACTGCGTGCTTCTGCAGGCCAAATGGGCTCCCAGGCTGTACCCCTCTATAATTTTCTCCCTTCTGTTTATTTAGGCGAAGATTACAGTTTTGGTGGAACACTCAGTTCTGGTGGTGCTGCTAAAGATGCAGTTGACCCTAATATCAAATGGGAAGTAACAACCACCTACAACGCTGGTGTAGACATCAACCTGTTTAAAAGTCGTTTAGCCGTTACCGTTGATGCTTATAAAAAACGTACTGATGGTATCCTGCGCCAGGTTAACATACCTTCTCAGGTAGGTAATCTTAATGGACCTAAACGAAACGTAGGAATAGTGGATAACACCGGTATTGAATTGGTAGTACAGTACAAGAACAACATAGGCAACCTGGATTATGGTGTATATGGGAATGTGGCCTACAATAAAAACATGGTGGTTGACTTGAAGGGGGAAAAAATCATCAGCGGTAATACCATCACTATTGAAGGTCATCCTATAGATGCCTACTATGTATTACTGTCTGACGGCATCTTTCAGTCTAATGAAGAAGTAGCTAAAAGTGCTACACAGAGTGGCAGAACAAAAGCTGGTTATATTAAATATAAGGATATCAATGGTGATGGTATCATTAATGATGACGACCGTGTGATATTGAACAGTTCATCATCGGCTCCCAAGTATACTTTTGGGTTTGGGTTTAACCTGGGTTATAAAGGTATTACCCTCAGTGCTTCTTTCCAGGGAATAGCCGGCATCAAGGCATATCCGGTAGGCAATCTGGCGTTACCATTCGTGAATGGCGCCAATGCTACCAAAGAATGGCTGACGGATGCCTGGACACCTGAAAAAACCAATGCCCGTTTGCCTATTGTTACTACCGCCACCAATGGAGTTGATAATTTCCGCGGTTCTGATTTCTGGTTGAGAAACAACTCATATGTAAGAATGCGTAATCTTCAGCTGGGCTACTCCTTACCCGACAGATGGTTGTCCAAAGTAAAGATCAGTAAAGTGAATGTTTTTGTGAATGGTGAGAACCTGCTGACTTTCTCCCGTTACAAAGACTTTGATCCGGAAGCAGTACTTGACCAAAGTAACCTGTACCGCTACCCTATGCTGAAAACCTTCAATGGTGGACTGAATGTTACTTTTTAATCGCACCCAACAATGAATCAAATGAAAAAGATAAATTATATAATTCTGGCTGCGGGATTCCTGGCCACAGGCTGTAACAAAAGCCTGCTGGAGACTGCACCACATGACAGATATACAGAAGAATCTTTCTGGAAAACACCAGAAGCAGCCAACGCAGGGCTGACCGGTTGTTATGCCATTTTGCGGTATGATGGGTTATATGGTGGTAATAAATCATCCAGTAATACCACCGCTTTATGGGATGAAACTCTTTCACCCAATGCCTATACGAAGACCAATGTCATGAGTTTTAATGCTATCGCTTCCGGGCAGCAAATGCCGGGCAGCGGTGGTATTATCAGCTCCAGGTATAGCGATTGTTATGGTGGAATAGGCCATTGCAATACCTTCCTGAAAAAGGTAGACGAAATACCAGGTATGGACGAAAGCCAGAAAAAAATCATGAAAGGGCAAGCTCTCTTTCTGCGCGCCTTGTATTATTTTCAATTACAGAATTACTATGGAGGTGTACCGCTGATTATTGATCCGCCGAATGTTGCTACCCAGGCAACTTTGCCCAGGAATAAACGGGAAGAAGTGGTAGCACAAATACTGAAAGACCTGGACGATGCGGCGGCTGTTTTACCACTCACATACAGTGCCAGTGACAGAGGTAGAGCTACTAAAGGCGCCGCCATGACACTCAAAGCAAGAGTACTGCTCTATGAAGCCAGCCCTCTGCTGAATCCTGGTAACGATCAAAACAAATGGGCCGCTGCTGCAACTGCCGCCAAAGCGGTGATGGACCTGGGAGGAACAGGTTATGGACTGTTTGCCAACTACCGCAAATTGTTCCTGAAGGAAAATGAGAACAACAAGGAAGTGATCTTTGATGTACAATACCTGTTTCCCAACCAGGGCAGTTCCTTTGACCTGATCTGTTCCCAATACAACTCAAACGCACCATTGCTGGGCCTTGCACAAGCCTATTACATGAAAAACGGCCTGCCTATCACCGACCCCGCTTCCGGTTACGATGCCAAACGTCCTTATATCAATCGTGACCCTCGTTTACAGGGGACTATTACCTTCCCTACCGACATGTATCAGGGTAAAACGGTGGATTCAAGCCGTTTTGCGATCACCGGTTATGGCGTAAAAAAATTCAGTGTATATGACACGCTTGCTCCTGTTCAGGCTGATAAAGACCTTAAAGCCGGACAATCAGAAATCAATTTTATTGTGCTGCGTTATGCAGACATCCTGATGATGTATGCTGAAGCTCAGAATGAAGCGGTAGGCCCCGACGCCTCCGTATATGCCGCGCTCAATCAGATCCGCGACCGTGTAGGTATGCCTCGTTTCACAGCCGGCCTCTCCAAAGACGATATGCGTAAGGAAATACGCCACGAAAGACGCGTGGAGTTTGCCTGTGAAGGATTATACTACAATGATATCCGTCGTTGGAAAACAGCAGAAACAGAGCTAAACGCTGATATCTATGATTATGCCGGCAAATTACTGGAAAAACGCACCTTTAATCCCAAAAGGGATTACTGGTGGCCTATCCCAAGAACGGAGAGAGACCTCAATCCCAATCTGGAGCAGAATCCGGGATACTAGTATTCATCCAGCTATTTGTCCGTTCATACATAAAAGCAGACATAATTGCTGAAAACAAAATAAACTTAGCGGTTCTGGCCGGAGGGACCAGAACCGCTAACTATTTACAGCACTATTGAAATCTAAGAATTATGACCAGACTTAAACTCTCCGCCATGCTGATGACGGGAGCCTTTGCCCTTGCGCAAAGCCTGTCAGCGTTGGCACAAACACCCGAAAGGCCCAAGCTTATTGTAGGGATCGTTGTAGACCAGATGCGTTGGGATTACCTGTATCGTTATGCCGACCGCTATGAAGCCGGCGGCTTTAAAAGAATGCTGAATGAAGGTTTCACCTGTGAAAACACTACCATCAGTCATCTTCCGTCCTTTACCGCTGTAGGACACAGCACCGTATATACTGGCTCCGTACCGGCCATCCACGGCATCACGGGCAACGACTGGACCGACCAGCAAACCGGCAGAAAATGGTATTGCACCGAAGACACCATCGCCAAATCAGTAGGCAGCACCTCCACCGCCGGCCAGATGTCGCCACGCAACCTCCTGGCATCCACCATCACCGATGAACTGCGCCTGGCCACCAACTTCCGCTCTAAAGTAGTAGGCGTATCCCTGAAAGACCGCGCCTCCATTCTCCCCGCAGGACATACGCCCAACGGCGCTTTCTGGTTTGATGATGCCAACGGCAGCTTCATCACCAGCACCTACTATATGAATGAACTGCCAGAGTGGGTAAAACGTTTCAACGCCAGACAACTGCCTGCCCAGCTCATGTCCAAACCCTGGGAAACACTCTACCCGATCAATACCTACGTGCAAAGCTCTGCTGACAATGTTTCCTGGGAAGGTACCTTTAGCGGCGAAAAAGCACCGGTATTCCCCCATAACTTAAAAGAGATCTATAAAAAAAATCCAGGTAGTCTGCGCACCACCCCTTCCGGCAACACCCTCACCCTCGAATTTGCCAAAGCTGCCGTGGAAGGATATGATCTCGGCAATGGCACCGCCACCGACTTCCTCACCATCAACTGCGCCTCCACCGACTATGTAGGCCATCAATACGGTCCCAACTCCATAGAAGTGGAAGATACCTATCTGCGCCTCGACAAAGATCTTTCCGCCTTCTTCACTTACCTGGACCAGAAAGTAGGTAAAGGCAATTACCTCGTATTCCTCACCGCCGACCATGGTGCAGCACATTCTGTTGGCTTTATGCAGGAACATAATCTGCCAGCAGGTTTCGTGAAAGACAAAGCCATGATGAGCAGCCTCGACAGCCTCCTGGCAGCCCGCTTCGGCGTGAAGGGACTGGTACGTTCCGGTATGAACTATCACGTGAACTATGATGTGGCCAAAATAGAAGCCAGCAAACTGGACTATGATGCCATTAAAAAAGAAACCGTCAAATTCCTTCAGCAACAACCCGGTATCCAGTTCGCCGCTGATATCGACAACCTGGGTAACAGCCCTATACCGGAGCCCATCAAAACCATGATCAGCAACGGCTACAACCCAAAACGCACCGGCGCTGTTATGATCATCCCCGAACCAGGATGGTACCAGGGCTTCGAAAAAGGCACCACCCACGGCAACTGGAACCCTTACGATATCCATATTCCACTTGTATTCATGGGATGGCATGTGAAACACGGCGCCAGCAACGAAACCGTGCACATGACCGACATCGCAGCCACCCTCGCCGACATGCTGCGCATCCAAATGCCAAACGGCTGCGTTGGACGCCCTATCAAATTTTGATCCCAGGGCTAAAGCCCTGGGCTATATTAGATTGGGGTTAAGACGGGGTGTTTTGAAAGAGATGGATGTTTTGATATCTTTTATATGAGTTGGTTAAATAATCGTTTTTTAAAGAGAATGTTGTTTTTATATCTTCATGTTAAATAATCGTACACGAAAATAGCCCAGGGCTTTAGCCCTGGGATTTAATTATTTTGTATGGGAATTATTGAGCAGTTAGCATCTTCATTAGGCCGCCGGGACGAAGTTCCCAATCAGGAACTGGCGGCTGCTATAGCCGGTAGCAAGGACAGTGGTGCTGTAAAGGAGCTCGTAACACTTCTTCAACACAAGGATAAAAACATTCAGCACGACAGTATCAAAGTGCTATACGAAATTGGTGCTGTACAGCCGGCCATGATAGCATCTTATGTAAAGGATTTCATTGCGTTGCTTGATAGCCGCAACAACCGGATGCAATGGGGCGCTATGACCGCACTGCAAGCCATTACAATGGAACAGCCGGCACAGATCTATGACTCATTGGGTAAGCTGGCTGCCATTGCCGACAAAGGTTCGGTGATTACCAAAGATAATTACATGAGCATCCTTGTAAAGCTATACTCCGTAAAGGCTTATGCAGAAGCCGTATATCCCCTGTTCAACGAACAACTGCTGCAAAGGCCCCGTCAACCAGTTGCCGATGTATGCAGAACTCATGCAACCCTGCATTCAGACGCCCCACAAAACATTGTTCCGCCAGACACTGACAGCCAGACTTCCTGATATGGAAAAAGAATCCAAAAGGAAAAGAGTGGAGAAGGTCCTTAAAAAAACTGAAAAGTAAGAAGCCCATCAGGGATGCTGAGGCTCCTTACTTTCTATTCGCAGATTTTTCCGGATTACCTGATAAATATCCTTTTCCCGGAAAGGCTTCATCAACCAATCATTAAACCCTGAACGTCTGAAATCACGAACATCCTGTTCGGTAATATCCGCTGTCAGCGCGATTACTGCCACATTGGCCTTTTGGGGATCATTATCTTTTCTGATCTTTTCTATTACTTCCAGCCCGCTGAATTTAGGCATATGAAGGTCCAGCAGCACCAGATCATAACGGTTGCGCTTAAAAAGATCCAATGCGATTTCCCCATCACGGGCCATATCAAAACGACATTTCCAGCGGGTAAGTATCATTTTCATTAACAACAGATTCATCTCCTGATCTTCCGCCACCAGCACATAAAGGCCTTCCATAAAGGCACCTGAAGGGGCTTCTGTTTTCTGTTGGGTAACAATAACCGTCTGCGGCATGGACACAACTTCATATGGTATCCGGCAGATGAACTGTGTTCCTTTGTTGACTTCACTGGTATAGGTGATCTCTCCCCCATGCAGTTCCACCAACCTTTTGGTAATAGCCAGGCCCAGACCGGTGCCCTTTACAGTCACCCTTGCAGGTGCAGCCTGATAGAAGCGTTCAAAGAGGTTAGCCTGCGCTTCTTTGCTGATGCCTTCTCCTGTATCAGTGACAATAAATGTAAACAGTGCACGGGTTTCGGTTTGCTTCTCCAGTTTAGCCGTCACCGTTACACTGCCACTGGAAGTATATTTGGTGGCATTGCTGATAAGGTTTAACAATATCTGTTTAAGGCGAAACGCATCTCCCCTTACTTCCCAGCGATGATCACCTTCAAAGTCGGGGAAGAACCCCAGATTCTTTTGCGTAGCCAGTATACGGGTAGTGCTGATTACCTCTTCGAAGGCTGTATACAATACGAATGGCTCTTGCAACAGTGAGATATAATCTTTTTCGAGCTTGGAAAAATCAAGTACATCATTCACCACCTGCATCAGCATATCAGCGGCCACTTCTACAGAACGCAACTGCTCACGCTGGGTGGCAGAGAGCCCCGAGTAGGAAAGCTGTTCACTGAAACCTACCACGGCATTCAGCGGTGTACGTATTTCGTGACTCATGTTAGCCAGGAAATCGGTTCGCATACGGGCTTCTTCCCTGGCAGCAGTTGCACTGTCCATGAGCTGCCGGTTCTTTTTCCTCAATTCATATGCTGCCCCTGTCAAAGCCAGCAATAGAAGAGCCAGCAGGCTTCCACCCCATACAGCAATCGTTTTTATTTTACCAGTGTCCTGGTGTATTATGCTGCCGGCGTGTTGCCGTTGTTGTTCCAGTGCGACAGTAGCTTTATCTCTCAGTGCAAGGATCAGCGTGTCCATCTGCGCCAGCATGGCGATATTGGTACCTGCCAGAGATTGCTCGCTGGTATTGATTTTCATCCGGTTGGCCAACTGAGTGCGCAGTATCTTTTTATAGTAACCATTTACATCGTTGATGATATCTTTCATGCGCTGGGCATCATAGTCTGACTTATCGACCACCTTGCCGCTTTTCGTTTTCACCATCACTGCCATCTGTGCTTTGACCGTATCTCCCTTGTTCTTATTGGAGAAGGCATTGCCCAGGCGTTTAAAGAGTCCCTTCTTTTTCTCCGGCGCCGACACAATGTTACTAACGGTATCCATGGTCACGTTATCCTTTTTGATCTGTGCAACCTTATATGCGGGGATACTATTGAGCAGTTTATCGATCCTGTCATCTGTCAGGGAGGAAGAAAGCATGGAGTCGGTGGCTTTTTTGAGCTGCGTTATCCGCTCCGACATGGCTGTTTTTTGAGCGATCAATTCGTTGAACTGCTGATGATCATTCAGTCCGCTCAGCATGCTGCTGATGGAATCTACGGCCGACAATACCTCTGCCAGTTGTGCAGAAAAGGATTTCAGAAAATGTTTATCATAGGTTACGGTAAACAGGCGAAAATTACTTTCAGCACGGTTGAGTGTCAGCAATGCATCGTCCATGAGGCGTATGCCGGGATTGTCCTGTAGTAAGGTATCCGTTGATTTCAGCAACTTACCGGCACTTTGCTGGTGTACAGAGAATCCATAATAAAAAAGCCAGCCTGTAACAGCTACAGTCAGGGCTATCAGTACTTTAAAAAAATTAAACGATCGAAGCATATTAGCTTTAGCATTGGTTTGTTTTAATAAACAAGGGATAGAAGAGTCACCGGAAATTCGACAATCTTTGGGTCATTCGAATAAATGCAGCGATATGGTTAGTATATATTCCGGAACCAGTAAGATACTAAAAAAAGAATATAAGGATCAGCCTGCTGGCGCAAATTGCACCAGCAGGCACTTATGCAGAAAGGTTGTTCCTGTTAAAGATACCAGACTTCATCGGCGTGTGTGGAGATGTACACGGTATCTCCTTTTTTCACCTGGCTTTTGCTTGTCCGGATAGTAATCGTGTCTTTGGACAAGGTCACAACAGTTTCATAGAAACTACCGAAGAAGTGTACACTTTTTACTTTTCCTTTCAGGGCAGACTTGCCTTCTTCCACGATCTGAAAACTTTCGGGACGCAGGAAGAGGCTTTTGCCATTTTCCACCACTCCTGGCAGACCGGCAAATTTTTTGGCTTTAGCAGGGCTGATCAGGTTATAGGAACCCAGCAGACCAGCAGTATATTCATTAACGGGCTGGCCATATACCTGCTGAGGTGTACCTCTTTGTACAATCTCTCCATCTTTCATGATCATCACTTCATCTGCCCACGAAAGCAGGTCCTGCGGGTCGTGGGAGATCAGCATGCAGGTGATGTCCAGGTTTTCGGAGATGTCCCGGATCACCTCTTTTAGTTTGTTTTTATGGATCAGGTCCAGGTTGGAGTAAGGTTCATCGAGCAAAAGCAGGCGGGGAGCTGTTACCAGCAGACGGGCCAGAGCAATCCGTTGTTTCTCTCCTCCCGACAGCTGGTCTGTTTTACGTTTCAGCAGATGCGTGATCTGACAGAGATCAAACAGTTCCACGGAAGAGTCTTCCGTCAGTTTGTTGTTATAGGAAAGAATTTCTTCTACCCGGTAGTTATTACGCAGTTCAAAATGCTGGGAGAGATAGGCGATGCCCGGCTGTCCCGGGATCAGCACTTCCAGCGGTCCTTCTACTCTGACTTCCTCAAAGGATACTTTGCCGGCATCGGGCTGTACAAAACCACCGATCATTTTCAGCAGCGTACTTTTACCAGAACCGGTTTCCCCCGCAATAGCCACTTTCTGGAATTTTTCTACCGTAAAACTGATATCCTTTACTACCGGTACCCCCAACTGGTTTTTACTGATATTGGAGACTGTTAAAAAACTCATATTTCCTGTTTATACCTTGCCCTACAGCAACAAAAAAA belongs to Chitinophaga sp. HK235 and includes:
- a CDS encoding RagB/SusD family nutrient uptake outer membrane protein, with protein sequence MKKINYIILAAGFLATGCNKSLLETAPHDRYTEESFWKTPEAANAGLTGCYAILRYDGLYGGNKSSSNTTALWDETLSPNAYTKTNVMSFNAIASGQQMPGSGGIISSRYSDCYGGIGHCNTFLKKVDEIPGMDESQKKIMKGQALFLRALYYFQLQNYYGGVPLIIDPPNVATQATLPRNKREEVVAQILKDLDDAAAVLPLTYSASDRGRATKGAAMTLKARVLLYEASPLLNPGNDQNKWAAAATAAKAVMDLGGTGYGLFANYRKLFLKENENNKEVIFDVQYLFPNQGSSFDLICSQYNSNAPLLGLAQAYYMKNGLPITDPASGYDAKRPYINRDPRLQGTITFPTDMYQGKTVDSSRFAITGYGVKKFSVYDTLAPVQADKDLKAGQSEINFIVLRYADILMMYAEAQNEAVGPDASVYAALNQIRDRVGMPRFTAGLSKDDMRKEIRHERRVEFACEGLYYNDIRRWKTAETELNADIYDYAGKLLEKRTFNPKRDYWWPIPRTERDLNPNLEQNPGY
- a CDS encoding ATP-binding protein → MLRSFNFFKVLIALTVAVTGWLFYYGFSVHQQSAGKLLKSTDTLLQDNPGIRLMDDALLTLNRAESNFRLFTVTYDKHFLKSFSAQLAEVLSAVDSISSMLSGLNDHQQFNELIAQKTAMSERITQLKKATDSMLSSSLTDDRIDKLLNSIPAYKVAQIKKDNVTMDTVSNIVSAPEKKKGLFKRLGNAFSNKNKGDTVKAQMAVMVKTKSGKVVDKSDYDAQRMKDIINDVNGYYKKILRTQLANRMKINTSEQSLAGTNIAMLAQMDTLILALRDKATVALEQQRQHAGSIIHQDTGKIKTIAVWGGSLLALLLLALTGAAYELRKKNRQLMDSATAAREEARMRTDFLANMSHEIRTPLNAVVGFSEQLSYSGLSATQREQLRSVEVAADMLMQVVNDVLDFSKLEKDYISLLQEPFVLYTAFEEVISTTRILATQKNLGFFPDFEGDHRWEVRGDAFRLKQILLNLISNATKYTSSGSVTVTAKLEKQTETRALFTFIVTDTGEGISKEAQANLFERFYQAAPARVTVKGTGLGLAITKRLVELHGGEITYTSEVNKGTQFICRIPYEVVSMPQTVIVTQQKTEAPSGAFMEGLYVLVAEDQEMNLLLMKMILTRWKCRFDMARDGEIALDLFKRNRYDLVLLDLHMPKFSGLEVIEKIRKDNDPQKANVAVIALTADITEQDVRDFRRSGFNDWLMKPFREKDIYQVIRKNLRIESKEPQHP
- the pafA gene encoding alkaline phosphatase PafA translates to MTRLKLSAMLMTGAFALAQSLSALAQTPERPKLIVGIVVDQMRWDYLYRYADRYEAGGFKRMLNEGFTCENTTISHLPSFTAVGHSTVYTGSVPAIHGITGNDWTDQQTGRKWYCTEDTIAKSVGSTSTAGQMSPRNLLASTITDELRLATNFRSKVVGVSLKDRASILPAGHTPNGAFWFDDANGSFITSTYYMNELPEWVKRFNARQLPAQLMSKPWETLYPINTYVQSSADNVSWEGTFSGEKAPVFPHNLKEIYKKNPGSLRTTPSGNTLTLEFAKAAVEGYDLGNGTATDFLTINCASTDYVGHQYGPNSIEVEDTYLRLDKDLSAFFTYLDQKVGKGNYLVFLTADHGAAHSVGFMQEHNLPAGFVKDKAMMSSLDSLLAARFGVKGLVRSGMNYHVNYDVAKIEASKLDYDAIKKETVKFLQQQPGIQFAADIDNLGNSPIPEPIKTMISNGYNPKRTGAVMIIPEPGWYQGFEKGTTHGNWNPYDIHIPLVFMGWHVKHGASNETVHMTDIAATLADMLRIQMPNGCVGRPIKF
- a CDS encoding ABC transporter ATP-binding protein, whose protein sequence is MSFLTVSNISKNQLGVPVVKDISFTVEKFQKVAIAGETGSGKSTLLKMIGGFVQPDAGKVSFEEVRVEGPLEVLIPGQPGIAYLSQHFELRNNYRVEEILSYNNKLTEDSSVELFDLCQITHLLKRKTDQLSGGEKQRIALARLLVTAPRLLLLDEPYSNLDLIHKNKLKEVIRDISENLDITCMLISHDPQDLLSWADEVMIMKDGEIVQRGTPQQVYGQPVNEYTAGLLGSYNLISPAKAKKFAGLPGVVENGKSLFLRPESFQIVEEGKSALKGKVKSVHFFGSFYETVVTLSKDTITIRTSKSQVKKGDTVYISTHADEVWYL